One Vanessa atalanta chromosome 8, ilVanAtal1.2, whole genome shotgun sequence genomic window carries:
- the LOC125065818 gene encoding nudix hydrolase 8-like has protein sequence MSSKTFQGVVDRYNGVTVDSHEEPCDPNQFLNQLLASIKEWEEENRRCIWFKIYINDAALIPILANEGFNFHHSRNDFVMMYKWLPKNSTANLPPACHTNLGVGGLVLNDKNEMLVVTEKHFEYPHWKLPGGYVERGEDIKDAAIREVKEETGIDAIFESMVTLRHTHNAMFGNSDIYVVVLLTATSTTITKSELEIKDCKWMSVDEFLNHPHAHEFNKFIVSQALDLKERGIKFNLQKSNITVGTWTRAITSLTIENISKI, from the exons atgtcatccAAAACATTCCAAGGTGTTGTGGATAGATATAATGGGGTGACCGTGGACTCTCACGAAGAACCATGTGATccaaatcaatttttaaatcagttGTTAG ctTCTATAAAGGAATGGGAAGAAGAAAATAGAAGATGCATTTGGTTTAAGATTTACATCAATGATGCAGCCCTAATACCAATCCttgcaaat gaGGGCTTCAACTTCCATCACTCAAGAAATGACTTTGTTATGATGTACAAGTGGTTACCAAAAAACAGTACAGCTAACTTACCACCAGCTTGTCATACAAATCTAGGAGTTGGAGGTTTAGTTTTGAATGACAAGAACGAAATGCTTGTAGTGACAGAAAAGCATTTTGAATATCCCCATTGGAAACTCCCTGGAGGATATGTTGAAAGGG gtGAGGACATCAAGGATGCAGCCATACGAGAGGTGAAGGAAGAAACTGGTATTGATGCCATTTTTGAATCAATGGTCACCTTGAGACACACCCACAATGCAATGTTTGGCAATTCAGATATTTATGTTGTAGTTTTATTAACAGCTACCTcaacaacaataacaaaatcaGAGTTGGAAATAAAAGATTGTAAATGGATGAGTGTAGATGAGTTTTTAAATCATCCACATGctcatgaatttaataaatttattgttagccAAGCACTTGATTTAAAGGAAAGAGGAATTAAATTCAATCTTCAAAAGAGTAATATTACTGTTGGGACGTGGACAAGAGCTATCACCTCACTTactatagaaaatatttcaaaaatttaa